The Vallitalea longa genome includes a window with the following:
- a CDS encoding glycoside hydrolase family 113 — protein MKYIKGFTYGFMSNKGDFLKYEAKQSMRLLKERTNVNTVIIALAALQDTAQSIEIDYTGNHMVSDEELIEMIAYAKKLGLEVILKPTVNVKDGTWRAYINFFDMDAPCEPKWSDWFRSYTEYQLHYAAIAEKTKCMMIIIGCEMVQTERREREWRKLIQDVRNEYKGLITYNTDKYQEDHVKWWDALDVISSSGYYPINDFDNQLDRIEQVIYKYNKPFFFAETGCPSRKGSSYEPNNWKLVGDVDLQEQEEYYRVLFDKTKLRKWINGFGLWDWSTLLYKEEEAVLDDGYNVFGKPAEKVIKENYSL, from the coding sequence TTGAAATATATTAAAGGATTTACATATGGTTTTATGAGTAATAAAGGAGATTTCTTGAAGTACGAAGCAAAACAATCAATGAGATTGTTAAAAGAGCGAACCAATGTCAATACTGTCATCATTGCTCTAGCTGCATTGCAAGATACTGCTCAATCAATTGAAATTGATTATACAGGAAATCATATGGTTAGCGATGAAGAATTGATAGAAATGATTGCATATGCTAAGAAGTTAGGATTAGAAGTAATATTAAAACCTACTGTTAATGTGAAAGATGGGACATGGCGAGCTTATATCAATTTCTTTGATATGGATGCTCCTTGTGAACCAAAATGGAGTGATTGGTTTAGAAGTTATACCGAATATCAACTTCATTATGCAGCAATTGCAGAAAAAACTAAATGTATGATGATAATTATAGGTTGTGAAATGGTACAAACCGAAAGACGTGAAAGAGAGTGGAGAAAACTTATCCAAGATGTAAGAAATGAATATAAAGGACTAATCACTTATAATACGGATAAATACCAAGAAGATCATGTTAAGTGGTGGGATGCATTAGATGTCATATCTTCTAGTGGCTATTATCCAATTAATGATTTTGATAATCAATTAGACAGAATCGAACAAGTTATATATAAATATAATAAGCCATTCTTTTTTGCTGAGACTGGATGTCCTAGCAGAAAGGGTTCTTCTTATGAACCAAATAATTGGAAGCTTGTTGGCGATGTGGATTTACAAGAACAGGAAGAATATTATAGAGTATTATTTGATAAAACAAAGCTAAGAAAATGGATAAATGGTTTTGGACTATGGGACTGGAGTACGTTATTATATAAAGAGGAAGAAGCAGTACTTGATGATGGATATAATGTTTTTGGAAAACCTGCTGAAAAAGTTATCAAGGAGAATTATTCACTTTGA
- a CDS encoding Na+/H+ antiporter NhaC family protein has translation MELLLSLVPALIMIILVIITKKVIMSLSVGILIGSLIAHSFNVLESISYIGTTIWDIITDFSWHMPIVGFLLLLGIITTLLTITNSTKAFADFAVSKIKNKKAAQIVAWLLGIVIFIDDYFNALVIGEVSKPITDRYSISRAKLSYIIDSTSAPVVILLPISTWGAYIIGILTDVFKNENYTVTTGTGAYWQMIPMQFYAIVALIMVFIVIKFNINIGKMKTYEINAEKNNDISCSQSAENISHVKPVTNKGSKWALIITIISLIVLILGGMLYDANWDISKMLTVDITLPLFRGSVITTVIAIIFAVSTREVSFKHLLRAAKTGIGSMLPASIILITAWTLVEVIDKLNTGQYLADWIVKSQINPSLLIPIMFLIGGFIAFMTGTSWGTFGLLLPIAGKILAVSSPALMLPAMAAVLSGAILGDHCSPISDTTVLSATGAQAKLDAHFTSQLPYALISGLISFIAFITYGLTESLLISYVVIIVEFIIFIYIIKKISKPITN, from the coding sequence ATGGAACTATTATTAAGTTTAGTACCAGCATTAATAATGATTATTTTAGTTATTATAACTAAAAAAGTTATTATGTCACTATCAGTAGGTATACTCATTGGTTCACTGATTGCACATAGTTTTAATGTACTAGAAAGTATTTCATACATAGGTACAACTATTTGGGATATCATAACTGATTTTTCATGGCATATGCCCATTGTTGGATTTTTATTGTTACTTGGTATTATAACCACATTATTAACAATAACTAACTCTACAAAAGCTTTTGCTGATTTTGCTGTATCAAAAATAAAAAATAAAAAAGCAGCTCAAATTGTTGCATGGTTATTAGGAATTGTAATTTTTATTGATGACTACTTTAATGCTCTAGTTATAGGTGAAGTATCTAAACCTATCACAGACCGTTACAGTATCAGTCGTGCTAAACTATCCTATATCATCGACTCAACAAGTGCTCCTGTTGTTATTTTATTACCTATATCAACATGGGGAGCATATATAATCGGTATTCTTACTGACGTTTTCAAAAATGAAAATTATACAGTAACTACAGGGACTGGGGCTTACTGGCAGATGATTCCTATGCAGTTCTATGCGATTGTTGCACTTATTATGGTATTCATAGTTATTAAGTTCAATATTAATATAGGAAAAATGAAAACTTATGAAATAAATGCAGAGAAAAATAATGACATAAGTTGCTCTCAATCAGCCGAAAACATATCCCATGTAAAACCCGTAACTAATAAAGGCTCAAAGTGGGCATTAATAATTACGATCATTTCATTAATCGTTTTAATTCTAGGCGGGATGCTCTACGATGCAAATTGGGACATTAGCAAAATGCTTACTGTTGATATTACTCTTCCATTATTTAGGGGTTCTGTTATAACTACAGTTATAGCTATTATATTTGCTGTATCTACTAGAGAAGTCTCTTTCAAACATCTTCTACGTGCCGCTAAAACAGGAATAGGCTCAATGCTTCCTGCCTCAATCATTTTAATAACCGCTTGGACATTAGTTGAAGTTATTGATAAACTTAATACTGGTCAATATCTAGCTGACTGGATAGTCAAGTCACAAATAAATCCTAGTTTATTGATACCTATCATGTTTTTAATTGGAGGTTTCATTGCATTTATGACTGGTACCAGCTGGGGAACGTTCGGTCTATTATTACCTATTGCTGGTAAAATATTAGCTGTAAGCAGTCCTGCACTTATGTTACCTGCTATGGCCGCTGTCTTAAGTGGTGCTATTTTAGGAGATCATTGTTCACCTATTAGTGATACAACTGTCCTGTCAGCCACAGGTGCTCAAGCAAAGCTTGATGCACATTTCACATCGCAACTACCATATGCATTAATTTCTGGGCTAATATCTTTTATAGCCTTCATAACATATGGATTGACAGAAAGTTTATTAATAAGCTATGTAGTAATAATAGTAGAATTTATAATATTCATATATATCATAAAAAAGATATCTAAACCGATTACTAATTAA
- the mnmH gene encoding tRNA 2-selenouridine(34) synthase MnmH → METISIDKCLNMDRVIFIDVRTTKEYEEGTIPGAINIPIFNNDERAYLGDTYVNVNKLTAKEEGFEIASHKLPEIYKKIKQIGKGYSKIIIFCWRGGLRSKSIATVMSLMNLPAYQLEGGYKAYRTYVLKEFEKRTKIPSPYIVLHGYTGCGKTLLLKALEKKEMPVLDLEGLANHRGSAFGGVGLGEQPPQKVFEANVYDKTICFKDSLVFVEAESTKIGKRIVPSFAINHIKTGIHVLVNLDKDIRIKRLLDDYMNNSGSVKDNLSFINNSLDSIKPYMSNNDFNTMKEYLNDNNLYDFVGLLLDNYYDPMYKKWKKYYGTFDYEIDSGNIDDAVNELIKIYDIENKENTKK, encoded by the coding sequence ATGGAAACCATATCTATTGATAAATGCTTAAATATGGATAGAGTTATATTTATAGATGTAAGAACCACTAAAGAATATGAAGAAGGAACTATACCTGGAGCTATCAATATACCCATATTCAATAATGATGAAAGAGCTTATCTTGGAGATACTTATGTTAATGTAAATAAATTGACTGCCAAAGAAGAAGGATTCGAAATAGCTTCTCACAAATTACCTGAAATCTATAAAAAAATCAAACAAATAGGAAAAGGTTATAGTAAGATAATTATTTTTTGCTGGAGAGGTGGCCTTAGAAGCAAATCTATAGCTACAGTTATGTCTCTGATGAACTTACCTGCTTACCAATTAGAAGGCGGATACAAAGCATACAGAACTTACGTATTGAAAGAGTTTGAAAAAAGAACTAAAATCCCATCACCCTATATAGTATTACATGGTTATACAGGATGTGGCAAAACTCTATTATTGAAAGCTCTAGAAAAGAAAGAAATGCCAGTCCTTGATCTTGAAGGATTAGCTAATCACCGTGGTTCTGCTTTTGGAGGAGTAGGTCTTGGGGAACAACCTCCACAAAAAGTTTTTGAAGCTAATGTTTACGATAAGACTATATGTTTCAAAGATTCGCTTGTGTTCGTTGAAGCAGAAAGTACTAAGATAGGTAAACGAATTGTTCCCTCTTTCGCTATCAATCACATAAAGACAGGGATTCACGTTCTTGTTAATTTAGACAAAGATATACGGATAAAAAGGCTGCTAGATGATTATATGAACAATAGTGGTTCTGTTAAAGATAATCTTTCCTTCATTAATAATTCTTTGGACTCCATAAAACCATATATGTCAAATAATGACTTTAATACTATGAAAGAATACCTCAATGATAATAATCTATATGATTTTGTAGGGCTTCTTCTGGATAATTATTATGATCCTATGTATAAAAAATGGAAGAAATATTACGGTACATTTGATTATGAAATTGATTCTGGCAATATAGATGATGCAGTCAATGAATTAATAAAAATATATGATATAGAAAATAAAGAAAATACTAAAAAATAA
- a CDS encoding NAD(P)-dependent malic enzyme: MNVYEKSLKLHEEKKGKIEINSKVQVTNKEELSLAYSPGVAEPCRKIVEDEKNIYKYTSKGNMVAVITDGSAVLGLGNIGPKAALPVMEGKSILFKNFANVDSFPLCLDTQDTNEIINICKNLAPSLGGINLEDISAPRCVEIERRLKEELDIPVFHDDQHGTAIIVTAALLNACKLTKKDPKELKVVVSGAGAAGSSIVRMIHNYGVGDIISVDIDGIINSKRENLDFLQKEILVITNKNDVEGNLADAMKNADVFVGVSAGNIVSKEMIESMNDNPFVFAMANPEPEITPEKAREAGARIIGTGRSDYPNQINNVLAFPGIFRGALDIGAMQINEEMKLAAAYAIAGVIDENELREDYIVPSPFDERVVNAVAEAVAKKAIETDIVRK, encoded by the coding sequence ATGAATGTCTACGAAAAATCACTAAAACTACATGAAGAAAAAAAAGGTAAGATTGAAATTAATTCAAAAGTACAAGTTACTAATAAAGAAGAATTAAGTCTTGCATATTCACCAGGTGTTGCTGAGCCTTGCAGAAAGATTGTAGAGGATGAAAAGAATATATATAAATATACATCCAAAGGTAATATGGTAGCAGTTATCACTGATGGTTCAGCAGTTCTTGGTTTGGGTAATATTGGACCGAAAGCTGCATTACCTGTTATGGAAGGAAAATCAATTCTTTTTAAGAATTTCGCTAATGTGGATTCTTTCCCATTATGTCTTGATACTCAAGATACTAATGAGATAATTAATATATGTAAAAATCTGGCACCTTCTCTTGGAGGTATCAATCTTGAGGATATATCAGCACCAAGATGTGTTGAAATCGAAAGAAGATTAAAAGAAGAACTTGATATTCCTGTATTCCATGATGATCAACATGGTACAGCAATTATTGTGACAGCTGCGTTACTGAATGCTTGCAAATTGACTAAGAAAGATCCAAAAGAATTGAAAGTCGTTGTTAGTGGAGCTGGAGCAGCTGGCAGCTCTATTGTACGTATGATCCATAATTATGGTGTAGGAGATATCATTTCTGTTGATATAGATGGAATCATCAATTCAAAACGTGAGAATTTGGATTTTCTACAAAAAGAGATACTTGTTATTACTAATAAAAATGATGTAGAAGGTAATTTGGCAGATGCAATGAAAAATGCCGATGTATTTGTTGGTGTATCCGCTGGTAACATTGTTTCAAAAGAAATGATAGAATCCATGAATGATAACCCATTCGTATTCGCAATGGCTAATCCTGAACCAGAAATCACTCCTGAAAAGGCTAGAGAAGCGGGTGCTAGAATTATAGGTACAGGAAGAAGTGATTATCCTAATCAGATAAATAATGTACTGGCTTTTCCTGGTATATTTAGAGGAGCTCTTGATATTGGAGCTATGCAGATAAATGAAGAAATGAAATTAGCTGCTGCATATGCTATTGCAGGTGTCATTGATGAAAATGAACTCAGAGAAGATTATATCGTACCTTCGCCATTTGATGAACGTGTAGTCAATGCCGTAGCAGAGGCTGTAGCTAAGAAGGCAATAGAAACTGATATAGTAAGAAAATAA
- a CDS encoding GntR family transcriptional regulator, protein MRENRKSIGDAVYSTLYKNIINMTLLPGTIMSEKDISARMEVSRTPVREAFIKLSKDGLVYIVPQKGTIVSKIDMKRVEEERFLREILECGVLELFMKCKTEDSIYKMKKNLEKQKDALEKKEYDKFMEYDNMFHKITFDETNKNMCWNIIENASGHYYRIRLITAWMEDISINVIEQHQELIDRIVDNDYESAKKILKHHIRKIIIEEDEVFEKYPEYFKAIDDDNIFGDNLFSDLKNK, encoded by the coding sequence ATGAGAGAAAATAGAAAAAGCATAGGAGATGCAGTTTATAGTACTTTATATAAAAATATAATTAACATGACTTTACTACCTGGAACGATTATGAGCGAAAAGGATATATCTGCTAGGATGGAAGTAAGTAGAACACCTGTCAGAGAAGCATTTATAAAACTATCAAAAGATGGTCTTGTATATATAGTACCCCAGAAAGGAACAATTGTATCTAAAATAGATATGAAAAGAGTTGAAGAAGAAAGATTTTTACGAGAGATTCTAGAGTGTGGAGTTTTGGAGCTATTTATGAAATGTAAAACAGAAGATAGCATTTATAAGATGAAAAAGAATCTAGAAAAGCAGAAAGATGCTCTTGAGAAAAAGGAATACGATAAATTCATGGAATATGATAATATGTTCCATAAGATTACTTTTGATGAGACCAATAAAAACATGTGCTGGAATATTATAGAAAATGCTTCTGGACATTATTATAGAATTAGATTGATCACAGCTTGGATGGAAGATATATCTATTAATGTTATAGAACAGCATCAGGAACTGATTGATAGAATTGTCGATAATGACTATGAATCAGCAAAAAAGATATTGAAACATCATATTAGGAAAATAATTATTGAAGAAGATGAAGTTTTCGAAAAATATCCAGAATACTTTAAAGCCATAGATGATGATAATATTTTTGGTGATAATCTATTTTCAGATTTGAAAAATAAATAA
- the uxuA gene encoding mannonate dehydratase, translating to MKMSFRWYGTGHDSVTLKNIQQIPGIKGVITTLYDLPAGEEWSRERIQAMNNEVRNGGLEIYGIESVNIHDAIKIGLPERDEYIERYINTLKNLSDEGINMVCYNFMPVFDWTRTDLAKLRNDGSTVLAYDQNVIDNIQPDKMFESFGQSTNGFELPGWEPERMAKVKELFEMYKDVDEKKLFENLKYFLNAIMPTCEKYGVKMAIHPDDPGWSVFGLPRIIINQDTIQRMVKEVDSPYNGVTLCTGSLGTNPNNNIPEIIRSLEGRIHFAHIRNMKHESKGVFEEAAHLSSDGSMDMFEIVKALYDIGFDGPARPDHGRMIWDEVAMPGYGLYDRALGSQYILGLWEAIGKMSK from the coding sequence ATGAAAATGTCATTTAGGTGGTATGGTACGGGACATGACTCGGTAACTCTAAAAAATATTCAGCAGATCCCTGGAATAAAAGGAGTAATCACAACTTTATATGATTTGCCTGCGGGAGAAGAGTGGTCGAGAGAACGAATTCAAGCTATGAATAATGAAGTTAGAAACGGTGGTTTAGAGATATATGGTATAGAAAGTGTTAACATCCATGATGCAATCAAAATTGGGTTGCCTGAGAGAGATGAATATATTGAAAGATACATAAATACACTCAAGAATCTATCAGATGAAGGTATTAACATGGTATGCTATAATTTCATGCCTGTTTTTGACTGGACACGTACTGATTTAGCTAAATTAAGAAATGATGGTTCTACTGTATTGGCATATGACCAGAATGTTATTGACAACATTCAACCTGATAAGATGTTCGAGAGTTTTGGACAGAGTACTAATGGATTCGAACTTCCAGGATGGGAACCTGAAAGAATGGCTAAAGTTAAAGAGCTTTTTGAAATGTACAAAGATGTTGATGAGAAAAAGCTATTCGAGAATCTAAAATATTTTCTTAATGCCATAATGCCTACTTGTGAAAAATATGGTGTAAAGATGGCAATACATCCAGATGATCCAGGATGGAGTGTATTCGGGTTGCCAAGAATCATCATTAATCAAGATACTATACAACGTATGGTAAAAGAAGTGGACAGTCCATATAATGGTGTTACTCTCTGTACAGGTTCATTAGGAACTAATCCTAATAATAATATACCAGAAATCATTCGTTCCCTTGAAGGTAGAATACACTTTGCACATATTAGAAACATGAAGCATGAAAGTAAGGGCGTATTCGAAGAAGCGGCACATCTATCTTCTGACGGTTCTATGGATATGTTTGAAATCGTGAAAGCTCTATACGATATAGGATTTGATGGACCAGCTCGTCCGGATCATGGTAGAATGATATGGGATGAAGTTGCTATGCCGGGTTATGGTTTGTATGATAGAGCTCTTGGAAGTCAATATATATTAGGACTATGGGAAGCAATAGGAAAGATGAGTAAGTAA
- a CDS encoding mannitol dehydrogenase family protein — MKLSINELKNKELWEQKGYTLPSFNIEEVRQNTKKNPTWLHLGAGNIFRAFPAAVHQDLLNEGLCDTGIIVCEAFDEEIIEKAYAPYDNLSILATLKSDGHIDKKVIASVTESIEASKGMDRLVEIFESPSLQMVSFTITEKGYSLTNAKGEYFPDVDNELNNFIENPKSIIGRVAMLSYKRYLAGKLPVSFVSMDNCSQNGTKLYDAVSAFVDKWVEKGFVGEDFREYMNNSEYVYFTWSMIDKITPRPSDDVREILANDGIEDTEIVCTSKNTYVSSFVNAEQAQYLAIEDRFPNERPPLEKGGVMFSDRETIDKIEKMKVGTCLNPLHTILAVYGCLLGYNSISDEMNNKYLKAFVEKAGYVEGLPVVVDPGIINPNDFIKEVIEERFPNPFLKDTPQRIACDTSQKIPVRFGETLKAYVEAGKDVSSLTYIPLFFAGWIRYLMGVDDKGNSFTKSPDPMLDVYSKYVEDIELGDKGPFADKLKPILSDDKLFGVDLYKYNLAEKVVKIFTELVVGVGAIEDALKKYLDI; from the coding sequence ATGAAGCTTTCTATTAATGAGCTAAAAAATAAAGAATTATGGGAACAAAAGGGGTATACACTTCCTTCTTTTAATATTGAAGAAGTTAGACAGAATACAAAAAAGAATCCAACATGGCTACATCTTGGAGCCGGGAATATATTTAGGGCTTTTCCAGCAGCTGTACATCAAGATTTATTAAATGAAGGTTTATGTGATACAGGAATCATTGTGTGTGAAGCTTTTGATGAAGAAATCATAGAAAAAGCTTATGCGCCATATGATAACCTTAGTATACTAGCTACTCTAAAAAGCGATGGACACATAGATAAAAAAGTCATAGCGAGTGTTACTGAATCTATAGAAGCCAGTAAAGGTATGGATAGATTAGTTGAGATATTTGAATCACCTTCATTACAGATGGTTAGTTTCACTATAACAGAAAAAGGTTATTCATTGACTAATGCTAAAGGGGAATATTTTCCTGATGTTGATAATGAACTAAATAATTTCATTGAAAATCCAAAAAGTATTATAGGTAGAGTTGCAATGCTTAGTTATAAGAGGTATCTAGCAGGCAAATTGCCTGTATCATTCGTAAGCATGGATAATTGTAGTCAGAATGGTACTAAATTATATGATGCAGTTAGTGCTTTTGTAGATAAGTGGGTAGAAAAAGGATTTGTTGGTGAAGATTTCAGAGAGTATATGAACAATTCTGAATATGTCTATTTTACTTGGAGTATGATAGATAAGATTACTCCTAGACCAAGTGATGATGTAAGAGAAATATTAGCAAATGATGGAATTGAAGATACTGAAATTGTATGTACCAGTAAAAATACATATGTTTCTTCCTTTGTCAATGCTGAACAAGCACAATACTTAGCTATAGAAGATAGATTTCCTAATGAAAGACCTCCTCTAGAAAAAGGCGGAGTGATGTTTTCCGATAGGGAAACCATCGATAAAATAGAGAAGATGAAGGTAGGTACTTGCCTTAATCCTTTACATACTATCTTAGCTGTATATGGGTGCTTGTTAGGGTATAATTCCATATCGGATGAAATGAATAATAAATATCTTAAGGCATTTGTTGAGAAAGCAGGATATGTAGAAGGGTTACCTGTTGTAGTTGATCCAGGTATCATCAATCCTAATGATTTCATTAAAGAAGTTATTGAAGAACGTTTTCCTAATCCATTCCTAAAAGATACACCACAGAGGATTGCTTGTGATACATCTCAGAAGATACCAGTTAGATTCGGTGAAACTCTAAAGGCATATGTAGAAGCGGGTAAAGATGTATCATCATTAACTTATATCCCATTATTCTTTGCCGGATGGATAAGATATCTTATGGGTGTTGATGATAAGGGAAACAGTTTTACCAAGAGTCCTGATCCAATGCTTGATGTGTATAGTAAATATGTTGAGGATATTGAATTAGGAGATAAAGGACCATTTGCTGATAAACTGAAACCTATATTATCAGATGATAAATTATTTGGTGTGGATTTATATAAATATAATTTAGCTGAAAAAGTTGTCAAGATATTTACAGAACTTGTAGTTGGAGTAGGTGCCATAGAAGATGCACTTAAGAAATATTTAGATATTTGA
- a CDS encoding ArsR/SmtB family transcription factor: MKIDSMEVNVLKALAHPVRLEIVKKLFNGERCVCELCDDNEYSQANMSQHLKLLKDADIVTTRKDGNKVIYTIKHSEVKEIITLVDRLVRTEIDRLLNGEE; encoded by the coding sequence ATGAAGATTGATAGTATGGAAGTTAATGTGCTTAAGGCATTGGCTCATCCTGTAAGACTAGAGATAGTAAAAAAATTATTTAATGGAGAACGTTGTGTATGTGAACTATGTGATGATAACGAGTATTCTCAAGCAAATATGTCCCAACATCTAAAACTTCTGAAAGATGCTGATATAGTAACTACAAGAAAAGATGGTAATAAAGTTATCTATACTATTAAGCACAGTGAAGTTAAAGAAATCATTACATTAGTTGACAGATTGGTTAGGACAGAAATTGACAGATTGTTAAATGGAGAGGAATAG
- a CDS encoding permease — protein MFNWLDYLAKLLVTQVFGLEMESKLGSSIHFFVYDTIKIVILLSIMIFVISYIRSYFPPEKTKRILAKFKGIKGNIMASLLGIVTPFCSCSSVPIFIGFVEAGVPLGLTFSFLITSPIVNEAAFIILLGLFGWKLAVVYVITGVIVGVLGGLIIGKMKMEKHVEEYVYKMDVAQIDPDELTINERISFSLQNVKDIVKRIWLFLIIGIGIGAAIHGWVPEDFLAQYAGENNPFAVILAVACGIPLYSNAMGTIPIAQALIGKGVGTGTALAFMMAVTALSAPELILLRKVIKPKLIVWFVIVTGIGILLTGYLFNFIGHLLM, from the coding sequence ATGTTTAATTGGTTAGATTATTTAGCAAAACTACTGGTAACTCAAGTTTTTGGCTTGGAAATGGAAAGTAAATTAGGGAGTAGTATACACTTTTTTGTATATGATACTATAAAAATTGTTATTCTATTAAGTATAATGATATTTGTAATTTCGTATATAAGAAGTTATTTCCCACCAGAAAAAACTAAGAGGATTCTGGCTAAATTTAAAGGTATAAAGGGTAATATTATGGCATCATTACTAGGAATAGTAACTCCATTTTGTTCATGTTCTTCAGTGCCTATATTTATAGGATTTGTTGAAGCAGGAGTACCTCTTGGACTTACATTTTCTTTTCTGATTACTTCACCGATTGTTAATGAAGCGGCATTTATTATCTTATTAGGATTATTCGGGTGGAAACTAGCTGTTGTATATGTTATTACAGGTGTTATAGTAGGAGTTCTTGGTGGACTTATAATAGGAAAAATGAAAATGGAGAAGCATGTTGAAGAATATGTGTATAAAATGGATGTAGCACAGATTGATCCAGATGAATTAACTATTAATGAAAGAATTTCATTTTCATTACAGAATGTTAAAGATATAGTTAAAAGAATATGGTTGTTCTTAATAATTGGTATAGGAATAGGAGCTGCTATACATGGATGGGTTCCGGAAGATTTCTTGGCTCAGTATGCAGGCGAGAATAATCCTTTTGCTGTAATACTTGCTGTAGCATGTGGAATCCCACTTTATTCTAATGCAATGGGCACAATACCTATAGCACAGGCACTTATAGGTAAAGGTGTGGGAACAGGTACAGCACTTGCATTTATGATGGCGGTAACAGCATTATCCGCACCTGAATTAATTTTACTTAGAAAAGTAATAAAGCCCAAATTAATAGTTTGGTTTGTAATAGTAACAGGTATAGGAATATTATTGACAGGCTATTTATTTAATTTCATTGGGCATTTATTAATGTAA
- a CDS encoding thioredoxin family protein: MLIKILGGGCKNCQNLHKNTLEALETLGVEAEVVKVEEINDIMAYGVMKTPALVIDEEVKVMGRVPKAKEITKILKEYI, from the coding sequence ATGTTAATAAAAATACTTGGAGGCGGTTGTAAAAATTGCCAGAATCTGCATAAGAATACACTAGAAGCACTAGAGACTCTAGGTGTAGAAGCAGAAGTAGTAAAGGTAGAGGAGATTAATGATATTATGGCATATGGTGTTATGAAGACACCTGCGCTAGTAATTGATGAGGAAGTAAAAGTCATGGGACGTGTACCAAAGGCAAAAGAAATAACTAAGATTCTAAAAGAGTATATTTAA